The Cynocephalus volans isolate mCynVol1 chromosome 1, mCynVol1.pri, whole genome shotgun sequence region CCCTGGCAGGATGCAGCTCATCTCGTCCAGGAATGTGGCCCAAGGAAGGTGACCACTGAAGACTCAGCCAGCCCAGCCTTGAGGCCAGTCGGGCCTTTGCAGTCTTCCTGATCTAGCTGTTTGGAACATGAGTTTTATACACCAGCTTTGTGATTTCTCAATTTAGGTTGAGAGAACTCTAGGATTTGAACAGTAGAATTTGGTAGAGTGATAACGGGGATAGAATGTAAATTTGCAAAGTTTACCCAGGAATAGATATGATTTCACTTAGTGCATGCAGGTTATGAAGCAGAATGAACTTGATGAAAGCAGCTTTGGTATATAAAATAAGAGTGCTTTCTTCAGCCAAACACTGTCACTTTcccttttgggggggggggggcatccaaAACACTGTAATTGTACCTGGTAATTATCCTGCCGAGTCTCTGTGATCGTTTGGGTTTTAATCGCATCAGAGAGAATTTCATAGCACTCTGTGGCCAGCAGTCTGCAAAAGAAACTAGTTAGCAACATAAGCTCTCAATCACTTACCCtgatttctgctttcattttaaCCAAATAAAAGGGGTAAAAATCAGTGTGCTTACTTGGCCTCTATTGTAAATCTTAAAAGGAagagaattaaacatttttaaaattgtgagtCATCTTTTTCCTCACACTTTCTGAAAATGTGGCCCTGTTGATGCTGATTAAAACTGactgttatttaatatttcagtAGCCAGAATTGACACTGTCATAGGGGTAGTTAAAAAACCTCACCACACTTGAGACCATTGATGAGCAGCTGCATGATGCAGCCTCCTCAGTGCCCTGTAGAGGGCGGCTCTGTCGTGTCTTTCTCTAGATAATCTCGTGTGAGTTACTGTAGCAGTTTGAGTTTTAAACACAAAAGTTCTCTCTCAgttactgtgctctaaccagcaaGATTTCTCTTGTTTCCAGGTGCTGTGAGCGATGTTGAAATGCAGGAACACTATGATGAATTTTTTGAGGTAAGATCATTGACTCTAATTGATAGACCTGTTTTATCTTCTGTATCTGTTTGGAAGGAATTAAAACTTCACTAATATACATGCTTATACATGACTTATGTTTAATTACACTTTTATCTTTAATGTGTAACAGTCCTTAAGCCACTGTGTTCTCCCTTCAGGAAGTTTTTACGGAAATGGAAGAGAAGTATGGGGAGGTTGAGGAGATGAACGTCTGTGACAACCTGGGAGATCACCTGGTGGGGAACGTGTATGTCAAGGTAGGAGTGAAGCGGCAGGTGGGGGCTTTGTGTGCTTGCTGCCTGAGGCTGAGGGGTGAGGAGTAGCAGCTCTTGGGCTGTTAGTCTAGCGGCCCTGAGCGTTCAGTGATGTCTTCAGAATTGAGACGCGTTGACTCGACGCTTTACCTGCTCAGTCTTGTGTGGGTGGCCAGTCTGTGTCCCTAGACAGCAGTATATTATGGACATCGTTATTTTAGTGAAGAACACTTAAGAGCTGTTGGTTAGAGGCTGTTTAGACTAGGGAGAagtttgtttggtttctttttccttttttaaaaaaaggaaaattttcgtTGCCTACACAGTCATTACATTTGCTCTTTTAACCAACTGAATTTGAAAAAGACAACATTTGGCATGATCTTGGACTATTCCTAAGTTAATCTGATAGAAAATAATTGCCTGGCTTTTAAATTGACTACAGCAGCCTTCCACCTTGATTATTTTACTGAAGTGAGTACATGATGTATATTTGGGTCAATAATTACAAATGTATTAGTGAAGTGTGGGTGGCAAGCAtttgtgttttgtcttttcaGTTTCGCCGAGAGGAAGATGCGGAAAAGGCGGTGATCGACTTGAATAACCGCTGGTTTAACGGACAGCCGATCCACGCTGAGCTCTCGCCCGTGACTGACTTCAGAGAAGCCTGCTGCCGCCAGTATGAGATGGGGTGAGTGTGGGGCAGACCTGTGTGCAGCCGCCTACACGGGACCGAGCACAGTACAGCGTGGTGCGTGCTCTGGGTACTTACTAAGCGCCTGCTTCTGCCCACAGAGAGTGCACCCGAGGAGGCTTCTGTAACTTCATGCATTTGAAGCCCATTTCCAGAGAGCTGCGGCGGGAGCTGTACGGGCGCCGTCGGAAGAAGTGAGTACTCCGTGTGCCTGTAGTGCAGCTTGATGCCCTGGCCCCCAAAGGACAAAAGCCTGGCCTGGGTGTCACTTGTGTTCTGTAAAAGACACTGCTTAGAATgtagtacatattttaaaatgtaaaatatgttctTTGGAGAAGAATATTTACCTGCACACTGCTAACTTCATCATCCTGCTTCTCAAGCAGAGGTCAGTCCTTAGTAGCTAAGCAAGGGAGCAGTTAAGCGCGGCCGCTGCAGCCGGCTTCCTGGAGTGATCGGGAATGCCCTGGTTTCTTCAAGTTAGATGTATAGAAATGTCCTTCAGATACTGCATATGCTCAGTGGGGTTTCTTTGGTTTTGTCTGTTGGTTTGGGggtgtttgtttcattttatgtaGGGGAGATCAGTGGCACCCTCTCTTCAGACCACTGGCAGAATTGGGCACAGTGATCATATCTGTCTGGTCCTGCATTTGATTGCCTGACAGTCATGTCACAGAGCAgaaaaaatcaagatgtcagAAATTATAATGAGGCATGTTTCCTAGTTAGGCTGAGTTCTGATTCTAGAGGGGTTCTCATCCCTCTCCTGTTAAACATGTACAGGACTAGGAAAGACATTATTGGTGTTTTATtgtcaacaaaaaaagaagcatagacggaggaggaggagagaaatatccctgccctccccaccccagaaaCAGTGCCTGATGAGAGGCCCTGGTTGGAGAGGCAGGTGAGCGTTGGGGGTTGTTCATGtcaagttcattttttttattatgagtcCCATGATCATTGAGTTGGTTGTAGAAGAAGATGGGAGATAAACTCTTCAGTTCTAAGTTGCACCTTTTCCCCCTGAAACTTGAACAGCTGAAATCAAGGTGCATCTCAGAGTCACAGCTTGCCATTTAATTGGCAGCGTTGCTTTTCTTTATGCCATCAATTCTGTGAAATGCAGTATTTAAAAGTGTTAATAATTGTGGTTTTCTGTGGCATGTTTTGATTTTGATGCAacagttctgtttcttttccttggtTGCAGGCATAGATCAAGGTCCCGGTCCCGGGAGCGGCGCTCTCGGTCTAGAGACCGCGGTCGTGGTGgtggcggcggcggaggcggtggTGGCGGTGGGGGACGGGAGCGTGACAGGAGGAGGTCGAGAGATCGTGAAAGATCTGGGCGATTCTGAGCCATGCTATTTTTACCGTATGTCTGCTAGAAAGTGTTGTAGTTGATTGACCAAACCAGTTCATaatgggaatttttttaaaaaacaaaaaaaaacacaaagatggGTTTCTGAATAAAATTTGTAGTGATACAGTATTCTTGGTGTAACTTATTTCTTGTGAAAAGTATTTGAAATTTCCTTTATAAACCTGTTAGTCGTCAGTCCTCGAGGTAAAGATTAATAAgccatatttttaaacttaaggTATAAAATGAAACACATACCAGGTGAGGGAAAATTCATATGGGAAAAAATCATAtctattagtttgttttctaCATATTAACAGGTAATTCAGAATTTCTCCTTGAGGCTGGCATAGAAATTTTCTATTGAGGTCCCTGTCCTTactggtgaataaataaatgcttagATATGACTCCTTTTAATGCACATCCTCTCCATAGACTGTATACTGATGTTCATAGGAAGCTAATCTTATGATAAGATGCACTCAGTTGACCAGTGCATCTTTTTCTTATCCACGAGTTTTCTAGTTTTGCTCCCAGAACTGCGATGCATTCCTGGAATGGGAGTTGTGTGGAAAACATGCGCATGCTTGGTGCAGGACAAGAGCCAGCCCCGCGTTCTCCTGTCTCCTCAAAACTGACCACTATGTTACTCAACTGCTAACACTGTCAGTAGACACACATGCATGCAGACCTGCCTTTCTCAAAATCTTTTTGTCTGTGTTGCTTCCCCTAAGCTGCGGTGTGTAGCTCAGGGTGATCTGCGTGCTGCAGTGTGACCCATGGTGGCCTGCTGTGGACTTGTTCAGTGCTTGCACTGCATCTCGGTGCTGGAGCAGGCGTTCTGTACCTGCAACTGTGGTGTAAGGCATACCAAAACAGTTCCAAGTGACTGTCAAGAATCAGTACTAGGTACTCATGTATTTTATCCTGACACATCTCAGACTCTGGGCGAGAACTGTACCTGGGTTTCTGATGTCCTTCTCTAGTGTGCACGTGCTTTCTCCTGATTGCTTGGAGTGGGAGCTCAGTGAGTAAAAGCTCCCGCTCTTGGTGTAGGAGAAGATCTTTGCCGTAACTACACACTTAACGAATATTTGATCATTGCACTTCATGAAAGTCAGTTTTTATGTGATGAAATTCTGCAATGTGATTCTGTTAATTGAACATTGGTCTGGTTCAGATTTGGTCtctgaaattattctgtattttctataatGGGCATATAATTTTGCATGAATTAGTGGCAGTTCTTCGTGATAATAGGTAGTTCAAATCTTCGTACTCTCCATACCCCAAAAAGAGTCAGtacaaacatttcattatttctacCTTAAGTTTGGTTATGGTTGTGGGAATTATTGAGTCATTTCCATGGGAAGTTGGCCAAAATTGTGCTTTGTATTTCTTAACTTTGATTAGAATCAGCTTTTCCTCTGAAACCTTACTTAAAAATGCCATAAAACATGTCTTCAAACATTATCCTTGAAGTAAGATGAGCTTACAGAGTGAAACAGGAATCCCAACTACCACCCACCTCCCCGTGCACCCCACCACAGGGCAGGTCTGGAATAAGAGCAGATTGAGGCAGGTTTGTCCCAGACGTCCCCACGCCATGCTCCTGCTGTTCTTCGGTGTGCTTGGATCGCAGTTGATGAAGAGTAACCCCAGGAAATAAGCCCGTTGTCTCCTAAAGTCATCACCTTTATGTAGGTCCTAGGTCCAAGCAGATTTctgtaaaaaggaagaaaacacaccaCTTTTGATTTGTAATGAATTCAGGTCCAGATATCACTGTAAACTGTTTCTTGTCCTGAATATTAGATGATGTGTGCAGACTGGAAGCAAATGTAGAGCAGCTGCTGAAGGAGCTCTAAATGTGGCATTGGCACATCTAATTCAAGGTTGTGTTGAATTAGCGCAACTCTCTTCCTCCGCCATGCTTTTTGCTTGCTGTTTACAGTCGTAGGCAAAATGAGTTCACTGTATGCGTGTGTGTCGTAGTTTCGTAaggatcatttaaaatatttctaaaacactgATTAATAGGGTCACCATTGCCCTGCTAATTAGATAAAATTCACTTGCTCTGAGTTGAGAAGTGGCTGGTGGTGTGGCCGTCGCAGTGCCTACACTCAGTGGCTGGCGATCGTTTCCTTACCTCTCAGTTCAGGTTGCTTCATTAccagaaagtaaaa contains the following coding sequences:
- the U2AF1 gene encoding splicing factor U2AF 35 kDa subunit isoform X1, whose protein sequence is MAEYLASIFGTEKDKVNCSFYFKIGACRHGDRCSRLHNKPTFSQTIALLNIYRNPQNSSQSADGLRCAVSDVEMQEHYDEFFEEVFTEMEEKYGEVEEMNVCDNLGDHLVGNVYVKFRREEDAEKAVIDLNNRWFNGQPIHAELSPVTDFREACCRQYEMGECTRGGFCNFMHLKPISRELRRELYGRRRKKHRSRSRSRERRSRSRDRGRGGGGGGGGGGGGGRERDRRRSRDRERSGRF
- the U2AF1 gene encoding splicing factor U2AF 35 kDa subunit isoform X3; translation: MQEHYDEFFEEVFTEMEEKYGEVEEMNVCDNLGDHLVGNVYVKFRREEDAEKAVIDLNNRWFNGQPIHAELSPVTDFREACCRQYEMGECTRGGFCNFMHLKPISRELRRELYGRRRKKHRSRSRSRERRSRSRDRGRGGGGGGGGGGGGGRERDRRRSRDRERSGRF
- the U2AF1 gene encoding splicing factor U2AF 35 kDa subunit isoform X2, translating into MAEYLASIFGTEKDKVNCSFYFKIGACRHGDRCSRLHNKPTFSQTILIQNIYRNPQNSAQTADGSHCAVSDVEMQEHYDEFFEEVFTEMEEKYGEVEEMNVCDNLGDHLVGNVYVKFRREEDAEKAVIDLNNRWFNGQPIHAELSPVTDFREACCRQYEMGECTRGGFCNFMHLKPISRELRRELYGRRRKKHRSRSRSRERRSRSRDRGRGGGGGGGGGGGGGRERDRRRSRDRERSGRF